TGACATAACCCAACAAAAGTGTATTGTTTTCTtcaaaaagagaataaaaataaatataaagggaATCAGAAGGTTGTCATGTTGGTATCAGACTGTAGTTCTTGGACCCAGTTCATATCAACCCAGCTGCACCGTATTCACACCAAAGTAGGATGCATGTCACCACTAGCCCCCATCTGAAATGTCCCGCCTTGACCTCTGTCTCTATATGGAAATAAACAGCAGCAAGTTTTGTCTTGCGTTCAGAAAAGAAATGTTCTCAGCCTTTGCATTTTTTGCTGGGTTGGCAGTTTTGATTTGCGCACATTGAGCTTATGTATGTATACAGCTTGATCTTTTGCCAATCCAAACTACTGTGACGGATGGATAGTtttgttttatgatgtttttataaAGTACAAATGTTTAAAAGTAATTGCAGTACATGTTTCTACATTATCttaactaatatttttaaaatataaagttaaatgaataaattgggTAAAACAAATCTTTTATTTGTAGATTTCTTTTTTAAGATAACATGCTAGCTGCATTCTTTATTGACACAAAATGTCAGCATGTGACATGTAAAACACTGGATTATGTAAACATTCTGTGATAAAGGTGTGGCTATATACATGGACTGCTTGAACTCACACAAGTTCGGTGAGGAATGCACAAATACACTGCACAGTGCACACTCAGATaaattatgtacagtataaatTAGGTTTGGTATAAAGCAATACTCAATACCCTGGGGTAGGCCTAAGCTCATTTTTATTCCCAAAATTcattgaatatatataaatatggacTTTCTTGTGTGAGTAAACAAGTAAAGGACGGCCCATGGTATTCTGATAAAGACTAAAGGTAATTCATAAAAAGACATTATTTTATGTAATCATATTAAACTATTTTGAACTAATATTTGAACTTTAAAATATGACTAAGCCTATATATAAGCTTATGACATTGTCTAATCACATTCAGTCGAGTTGAATCACGATCCATGACTCActgttttcaatccaaaattgtacagtaaatgtacagtttttctgaatccctgattattatttttgtctgttttatatttttatcaaaaaataaaagaatctagTCAAATTACGAATATTTAGCTGCTTGAATCTTACCTCTCAGTTTAAAACGTCGCGCTGGAATTCACGTCTGTATTGCTGACCAGTAAAGCCCGCCTTCTTTGATTTGATTGGTCATATTTGAGTGCCGAAAGACCGCTTAAAGTGACAGTAACTAAATTAATTTCATGTTATTGCTCACCCACGTCATTCCAAACCTCTTTGGAGCACAAATCCCAATCCCTAGTATGTAGAGTAATtttcatctgtttgtctgtcttgtATGGAATGCTGCACTCAAAACGTCTATAATGTCAGTAACTTTTGCAGCACTTCAGTAAAGGAAGACTCACATTAAAATAACTGTACATTGAAATCTAACAATAGGTTTACTCAAACTTGCATCAAATATTTAACAAGTATTAAATTGTTTGGTAATTGTAAGTCTATCTTAATACTTATGTTAATTggttaaaacactttaaaagtgAAATGTTTGTTATACAGACCATTCCACCAACTATAGTGTCCAATGGCTCTCCTGAAGTATCAACATTACAATTGCCAACCCTGCATTATAAGAGAGGCAGACAGACCTGCAGTCTTTCTGCATTACAGGTTATGATGTTTATTGTGCGATCAAGCACACACTTTCATTCCATTGACTTTCatacaaaaatatgtataaaaatggATGTTGTCACGACACAAAGACCAATGCATGCTAAACATGTACAGTGAACTAGTTGAAACCGAGTGCGATTTGATAGGTGTTATAATTGTTCATGTATTGTTTTTATCTacattgtgatttatttttcctcatttcaGAGATACATGTGAAATTTAAGAGCTGTATTTGTACAAAAAGTACATTAACAAGCTTATGAATCTTTAGATTCATAAGTTTTGAATGTAAGTaagcagtttatatataaaatgattagTTTCGCTATCTAACACAGAGTATGGGGAGGTGtagttttaaatatgattttaaaaacatttttgtacaatgaattgaataaaacaggtgatgtggtggcgcagtgggtagtgctgtcacctcatagcaagaaggtcactggttcgagcctcggctgggtcagctggcatttctctgtggagtttgcttgttctcctcgtgttggcgtgggtttcctctgggtgctccggtttcccccacaagtccaaagacatgcgctgtagctgaatttggtaagctaaattgtccatagtgtatgtgtgtgaatgggtgtgtgtaggtgcttcccagtgatgggttgcagctggaaggacatctgcagtgtaaaagattaataaaggaactaagctgaaaagaaagtgaatgaatgaattgaattaatttaaagatttttttttggttttgttatatTATTCAATACTAAACAAgtttttaaatggttataaaaaGAAACATCTAAGCACTATTTGTTCTATTTAATGAACCAATTTAACTTAGTCCTATTAGCAAATCTTTTGGTTCTTTAGAGCAAAATTTGTGCTATATAGCACCAAAAAAGTTTCCCCCAAATGATTACAAGTTAAAGAACCACTTTTGGTGCTATTTATAGCAGCACTTCTTTTGGTTCTATTTAGCACCTTTTATGGTTATTTATAGCACTTCTTATGGTTTTATATTGCAACCAAAAAGTACTATCTATGGATAAATGCTATATATGCTTTGGGTATGATTAGGAGCCAAAGAACCACTTGTGGTGCTGTTGGCTTTATTGTCGAAGGGTCATCAGTCGGATATCGAAAGCTATTTGTAAATTAATAGCAGAGCAAACGAAAATAAGAGTGAAAATGTTCATTGCAGCGTGACAAACAGAAACTGACATGTTCTCAGTGACAGTAACATAAAAACTAGAACGCTCTGATTCGCTCATCTAAAGTATTAACAGCGCAttattttagaagaaaaacaGTGAGACTAAAATGTagtcaaaataaaaactaaaccacATAAATTTTTGTTACAATTCGCTGCATATTGAGGTCTTTATACTTCAGCGGTTAGGAGCACACATGCACAACAAAGTTGCATGGTGGATCAGATCTATATgcaaaaatgttattataaataatacaattgcATTGTAACGGACAAAAAAGGGCGGATAGTAGCAAAAACAGTGGCTTTACAATCACTTAACTTCACACTTTATGAATAATATCAATTTCTGCAGTATTTACCCAGATTTAAGCATAGTGTTTTTGCATACTGTATTTCATAATTTCAGTGAGGGTAATGATGAAATTGTGCACGTGCAATTATACTATTTGTAGCACAGCTTGTGAGTGAAGATGTTATATTTTGTGCCAAGGTGAGAAGAAAAATCtgtgtattgattttttttgtaaattcttAGCTGCTTTGGTAAAATATAGCATTAGCAATTCCAAAGGGTGATCCAGGtatcacatacactgtaaaacccaacagttaactttatcaaatgaaatgagtgtagtcaactcaaaattcactgaaagttaattctattcatttgaaaagttttgaactcagtgttgaagataaagagttattaaatacctcatcacttcaacttaaatggattaagttcacagtactcattaggataagtttaactcaaatggtttgtagcaattggtttcctcaaacggtttgagttgccttaacttattggcttttacagtgtgcTAATAAATGTATAGGTTGAACAGTAAGTCCctttggataaaaacatctgCCAATTATGAAGTATTTTATTTGATCTAGAGATTTTTTGGTTTTCttctctatttttattttatgcatattataAATTGAGATTTAGAAATTtgaattgtattaaattaattgCAGATTGGATATAAAATATAATCCAGATGCCTACAGTACgttcactgtaaaaattatataatcaatTAGTCTTGACATCACATGTTTTTAAGTCACTGTcactaaactaagttaatcatgttctaatttaattttataagttacaggagctgttttaattcagtttaacataatatacgtTTAATGGGCTCAAGACggtaatttgattcagcttaaaaatgtaaggcaaccaagATTTTTTTACACAGTGTTGGTTTTCTAATCAAATTTGTGCCCACTATTTTTCTTACAGAGCATTCAGTCTCAGAAATGCATCACTGTATGGTAGACAATTCAAGCCTTGAGTTCATATGACATAAAGGAACTTGTAGCTGTGTGCGTGTGTTAAAAGGTAAAAGTGCAAAAACTGACACACAATTCCATGTCTAAGAGTTGAGTTTATTATggaatttgaaaaataaatgcaaagaaGCCAAAACCTGTTTAAGTCAAATTAAGTTTGAATTGGTAAAGTGAACATTCAGTTTGAGATAAAGGATTGAGCACATCTGTGCTCAGTTTATGCAAAAAAGGAGacacactttacacacacacacaaaacactaaaACCGtgaaaatgaaaaacaatcaACCCTCTTCaccacaaaagaaataaaaagaaaaggttttagattttaaaataaaacttaattccTGTCAGTATTTTAGATTTTACACCATCTAAACATGAGCACCATAAAATCATTGTCCATGCAACGGTTAAACCGTATCCCAGAAAAATACACTTATATTTCTGGTTTAAGGCATCTGTTCCCTGCACCATGTATTTCATATAaactttctctttttatttacttttttgatgCCCAAAGAGTATTGATACTCCACATATAACGGTTGTccaaatgtttctgattcattGCAACATAAAAACATCAGATATgttgtgtatcctgtcacatgaGAGCACTTACACATCAAACCCAAATCCAAAAAAAGTTtcaaatatttacacacacatgggAAATTTCATATGCTTGTTTGGACAAAATGTACTTAAACAAAACAATGAGGTTGTTTCTCTTTTTGTCTTAAACTCAACTCCAACCTAATAGGTTTTGGACCATTGTGCAAGTAAATGAAGGAAGTATTTGAAATACTCTTCAGGCCTTTTTTTTGCATGTGCTCACTGTGTCTGCTCAAGTTCTAGGTTCTCCTCCGGACGCCTCCTAAAAATAGAACAACAAAGATGATCAAAATGTAGCTTTGGcacattatttagttttatttttcattatcagCCACAATATATCAAACAAAAAGCAATTAACTGAGGTGTGTAgggataaatatatacatatttacacatatacagGATTGCACAATGTCATAGAGCATTACATTTATCTTAGGAAGTTTTTCAGTGACTGCTGTTTGTTTGAGAAGAATTTGCACTGTATTAACTTATCAATTcattatattttacttaattttaataattaatatcttatttttttatgtgtttaaatAAATCTGGAAAACACAAGCCTAAAATAAATTATCTTTCAACAACTTGAAGCATAGTagacataatataaaaaaaagttctgcctaataatcaaataataaagaGCAACTTCAGTTAATAGGTCTTGAGGTCTCACCAAAACATTTATGGTGCaattcagtgttggggaaagttacttttgaaagtaacgcattacaatattgaattactccccaaaaaagtaactagttgcgtttaTGACAAGTAATgtgttacattactttttttaagtaaagagtaaaagtaaagtaaagagaaagtaaagaggctgaataaaggaggctcattctttatcctcgcgctgcagatggtgttaaactgttttctcgctagtaaagcattcagtttttccatttacaaagtctATTAATatcaaatgcaccatggtgtgacacaactgactcttaaagtgaatgggagactctgattggtttcatACACATTatcctcaaaacacacccataactcattaagagaatatccacaaccctgttagaccatgcgccagggcacaaaccgtatttttccatccttaaaatagcacaaGTGAATTCAGACATTCCCTTAATGTTTTTGCACCAtgctctttagactttgcgcctagatccttaaaatagagcccaatgtctCTTCAAACTGAGGAACTTacaaaatcattatttttgtgTACTATTACACCCTAAAACTTACCTTGCACTCTTCTTTGAGGCACTCTTCTTGTTCCCTCTGGAAACAGATGATCAAAAGACAAAAAAGTCAGTCATGTTGGTACTATCTACCTTAGAATATTCTTTTGCAAATTTCAGAATCTTACCCTGAATGAATGTAGTGACTCCCTCAGAGTCCTCACCGAAATCTAGTAGtaaggaagaagaaaaaaacaatcaataataCTGCCATTTATCTTATTAGACATATGGAAAAAGAAGGAAAGGGGAAAAAGGGGGAAAAGTTTAGTGGGCCGGTGTTTACTCCGTAGCCTGTGGCATAACAATTCCCAAAAATTTAGGAAAGAAAAGGTTCAGTTGTCTTTTACCAGTACCCTTAGCAAAACCAGAACAGAATTCCGTAACCTGAAAAGTGACAAACTTTATGGGGGGAAAAAAAGGTGTGGAATGAGGAGAGTAAAGTGGAGTTGACTGTTAGCTCTAATGTTAGCATGCTAATAGAGGGTTCAACGTGTCACACTACCATAAAGCTCCATATCGGTGGAGCTGGTGACTGAATATTCAGGACCTGTTGATACAAAGCATTAAGCAGAGGTCAATCATTGTGAAATCCAGGGCTAGGAAAGGATGAGTTCCCAGAGGACTGTTGAGAAACATCACATGAGCTGTTCTTCATTTAGTAGATATATTCCCAGTCTTTTGGAGGATCACAAAACATTTGGAGTATGAGTATGACTAAAAAGCAACCCATTGCACTGTAGTCCATTGTTTCCAGTGTGTTTCTTCAATTAACAGGCCCACTTTTGTAAAATATGTGCATTACAAAAGAAAACTCCTCACTATACGTctaaaattacactgtaaaacacaacagtCAGCATGATCAaacgaaatgagtgtagttaaatcaaaaatttacagaaagttaattctattcatttgaaaagagttttgaactcagtgttcaaggtaatgagttaattaaatacctcattacttcaacttaaatggagtaagttcacagtactcatataaattagtttttttgactcaaatggtttgtagcaatcagtttcctcaaatggtttgagttttgaactttttgggttttacagtgtatatatctTCTGTAATTGTATTATGTGGTGAAAAGGGCATTTGAGAATTTTTAGGAGCTATGAAATGACCGCTATGAGTTAGCATCAAtgctaatattttaattaataaacaaacagttagaaaataaagtttaaataaatagtatataatTTTAACAGATTAAAGACATttcaataaacataaataatacttcAAATATTAATTCAACTTACTGTTCTCATGAGAAGCAtttaacaatcacatttatattctaataaataaactgtaaagaTTAAAGACAAAAATTGATTTTTAAGCATCAGAGCAATAAACGTGTGATGTAGCTTTTTTCATACTTTAAAAAGTGCCCTGTTTAATTAATTACACTTTTTCATACTTTTTTCAATGACTCACATAAGGCGTCCACTAAAGCGTATCAGTAGTTTATGTAACAAAAATCTTGTCAGATATAATTAAATCAATACTCATTTAATGctatataaaaatactttaagaATCACAGTTAAGCCCCAAAACACTAATTAATtgtcaattttattatttatgcttaCCCACTATGCTTTGACACATTTATAACTATCCTAAatcatgtattaatttatttatttttgaaagttctataaatatttattatacaatatatttgttGTTTCCAATTTACATACAGACATCTCTAACCCTGAATAACAGTGGGGGATTATTTCACTAATATAAACATTAATTGAAACATTAGACACTTTACTTGCATGTAAGACACTTTCTATTTaggtatataatattatacaccAACATTTGTAAAACTCATTGATTTGTACTGgggcaacatgaagaaattgtgttttCTTTACAGTGTTCTACCTATACACTCAATATATACACAAAACTTTTACTGCTTGtacaaactactcatttaaagtTAGTTCTTCCACAATTCCTACATTTTTGGGGCAcggcttaattgttttatgatcaatcCACTAAATTTGTACAAACATTtgcattaacttaatcgattcaAGTTGgaacaatatgaaggaattgtgtggaacatttttacagtgtacacaacaTTTATATGGCATTTAATTTTCCACTGAAGACAAAGCTTTTCAAATGCCTTTTCGGcgtctaaaaaaaagaaaaactgtctTAGCATTCTTACTCTATTTACTGTACATAACATTTAGCAGGCATTTAACatgtattaaaaatgaaaatctttcTGGGACAAAACCAGTTCAGTTTGGCTGAATTATAGCAGctttgcattaatttgcattaaaaaagcaaTCATTTTTTATTCGTAATAGAGTAGACGTATTGGCCTATAACCAGAAGGCTAAAACAAAGCTTTTTACTCAAGTTTGCTAACAAAGGTGAGTTACTGAACGTGATATTCACCTTCAATAAATCTGGTCATGCTTGAATCCCCTTCAATGACTCTTGTAACCTTAGTCATAGATGGCTGTCCTTCGATCACCCTGGTCACTTTAGTGATAGAAGGTTGACCCTCAATCACTCGGGTGACCTTGGTAACGCTCGGTGCACCCTCAATCACCCGTGTCACTTTGGTGATTGTCGGCTCTCCCTGGATAACTCGAGTCACTTTCGTAACATCACCTGGAACTGCAGATGTATACAAGAAAAAC
This genomic interval from Danio aesculapii chromosome 15, fDanAes4.1, whole genome shotgun sequence contains the following:
- the postnb gene encoding periostin, osteoblast specific factor b, which gives rise to MNYPVKGQYAWLSAADGYVLYIENFQSVFIKVTFLLTRFTFFPFLGRVITVPGDVTKVTRVIQGEPTITKVTRVIEGAPSVTKVTRVIEGQPSITKVTRVIEGQPSMTKVTRVIEGDSSMTRFIEGPEYSVTSSTDMELYDFGEDSEGVTTFIQEGTRRVPQRRVQGGVRRRT